From a region of the Salinispira pacifica genome:
- a CDS encoding tetratricopeptide repeat-containing diguanylate cyclase — translation MQKKLQQLIHNLGQQTEGFRILLLYSNSLEDKGVFPIRSILSEDWEGELHSYHSAGRSSEPWFPFLRTLPERPENFQLYPPHREIWKELYEKGSCSRLQEVLPGEYGYERSRFAAAIRDGLSRVVSPGDCYYISNAHYLGTASVELIEELARADADMLLTMSLNPAQSPELMDRFEAMMASLPAEQGAIVHLGQSLILEPAPPWKPLLNLPPAELLQTAVTLMDYDAASAVLGSETSPAAAEDALPEEISPLEEFHARLFEGRMLFAAAQYDEALSLFQSCLAVAREQGADDRIALAHYEIARTHLERESLDHSDYAVQLALQFARRVNDPVLMFHGDFIRYRIENKRRWKNPQEFKSYYIDLLERARELKFWNSFAYISINPFGLYSDFDPEIAGYHSRGMDVCRELGNDHLLAVAYQTAGMSHAVLGNYQQVLPFYQKALEITRTLGKPLEIAYASNGLGFFNYLTGNYDRAQEFYLQALELLESGEDLHEVGMTLFNMGVNALLARKFHLAAELFEKCLQLLSRLDRRNLAYHSQLGILVVYGIACIKSGKWAKAWQLGIKIDEQQLQPTPSKNEEFFMQHLFEAFLHEAMGRRDNAYASCMNAESYLPKTNDNIRYFEPFFYLELMEFCRRNGMEPECAQAQLQFHQAVEEQDNAFYRNLESGSESASDSDSDSDSDSDSDSEKNPRGAEIWNRHPDLHWIIQTAEKEQQMSKLYSRMEELQLISDLQGLFANASREIPLIQELVDRSFMHLNADDVWYIRSDPETGSDHILYHRSVETGPPEEGGRTVNNDRGAGARLQPDPLARRLPENMRRFPVEGRSDIHGNIVVKYNTAMRIGKERIRLFSIIANQLALALDRIRQFDVITRQNEELLHSNQFLKKRSLSDPLTEVGNRQALKNALSHYVALQRRNPDQAVFTLIFLDFDNFKYTNDLFGHDCGDRVLISAVRLMEQSIRDSDQLFRYGGDEFVIILPDTHRQGGEIVGHKLLGVLNSETLLSPDQHRLLSDEMRLSVSMGIVEARDLPVKDLTPSTLLETADSQLYGVKNRGKDDFASYKGRN, via the coding sequence ATGCAGAAGAAGCTTCAGCAGCTTATACATAATCTTGGGCAGCAGACCGAAGGTTTCCGGATTCTCCTCCTCTATTCCAACAGTCTGGAAGATAAGGGAGTCTTTCCCATCCGCAGCATATTGTCGGAGGACTGGGAGGGTGAGTTGCACTCCTATCATTCGGCTGGCCGCAGCAGCGAGCCCTGGTTTCCATTTCTTCGCACTCTGCCGGAACGTCCTGAAAACTTTCAGCTCTATCCCCCTCACAGGGAAATTTGGAAAGAACTGTATGAAAAGGGTTCCTGTTCCCGCCTCCAGGAGGTGCTTCCCGGGGAGTACGGCTATGAGCGGAGCCGTTTCGCAGCCGCCATCCGGGACGGACTCAGCCGGGTAGTATCTCCCGGGGACTGCTATTATATTTCAAACGCTCATTATCTCGGTACGGCTTCGGTGGAACTGATTGAAGAATTGGCGAGAGCCGATGCGGATATGCTTTTGACAATGAGTTTGAATCCCGCACAGTCTCCCGAACTGATGGACCGGTTCGAAGCCATGATGGCCTCCCTTCCCGCTGAACAGGGAGCCATAGTTCATCTGGGACAGTCCCTGATTCTCGAACCGGCGCCTCCATGGAAGCCGTTGTTGAATCTCCCTCCCGCCGAACTGCTTCAGACAGCTGTCACTCTTATGGACTACGACGCCGCCTCCGCTGTTCTGGGCAGTGAAACATCCCCAGCAGCTGCCGAAGATGCGCTTCCTGAAGAGATCTCCCCTTTGGAAGAGTTCCATGCACGGTTGTTTGAGGGCAGAATGCTTTTTGCCGCCGCACAGTATGATGAAGCTCTTTCACTTTTCCAATCCTGCCTGGCAGTTGCCCGGGAACAGGGGGCGGATGACAGAATTGCCCTGGCACACTATGAAATCGCACGGACCCACCTGGAGCGGGAATCCCTGGACCACAGCGATTATGCGGTTCAGCTGGCCCTTCAGTTTGCCCGCCGGGTGAACGATCCTGTGCTGATGTTTCACGGAGATTTTATCCGCTACCGAATTGAAAATAAGCGTCGCTGGAAAAACCCCCAGGAGTTCAAAAGCTACTACATTGATCTTCTGGAACGGGCCCGTGAACTGAAATTCTGGAACAGCTTCGCATATATCAGCATCAATCCTTTCGGACTCTATTCTGACTTTGATCCGGAAATCGCAGGGTATCACAGCCGGGGAATGGACGTATGCCGGGAGCTGGGAAACGATCATCTACTGGCGGTTGCTTACCAGACTGCAGGGATGTCCCATGCGGTTCTGGGGAACTATCAGCAGGTTCTGCCCTTTTATCAAAAAGCACTGGAGATCACCCGCACCCTGGGCAAGCCTCTGGAAATCGCCTATGCCAGCAACGGTCTGGGCTTTTTCAACTATCTCACCGGCAACTATGACCGGGCCCAGGAGTTCTACCTTCAGGCGCTTGAGCTTCTTGAGTCCGGGGAGGACCTTCACGAGGTGGGGATGACCCTGTTTAATATGGGGGTGAATGCTCTCCTGGCCCGGAAATTCCATCTGGCGGCGGAATTGTTTGAAAAGTGCCTTCAACTGCTCAGCCGTCTCGACCGCCGAAATCTGGCCTATCATTCCCAGTTGGGGATTCTCGTGGTGTACGGGATCGCCTGCATCAAATCGGGCAAATGGGCCAAAGCCTGGCAGCTGGGAATTAAAATAGACGAACAGCAGCTTCAGCCGACCCCGAGTAAAAATGAAGAGTTTTTCATGCAGCATCTATTTGAGGCATTTCTTCATGAGGCCATGGGGAGGCGGGACAACGCCTACGCCTCGTGTATGAACGCTGAATCGTATCTTCCCAAAACAAATGACAATATCCGCTACTTTGAACCCTTCTTTTACCTGGAACTGATGGAATTCTGCCGCAGGAATGGAATGGAGCCGGAGTGTGCGCAGGCACAACTGCAGTTTCATCAGGCGGTGGAGGAGCAGGACAACGCTTTTTACCGGAACCTGGAATCCGGATCTGAATCCGCGTCCGACTCCGACTCCGACTCCGACTCCGACTCCGACTCCGACTCCGAAAAAAATCCCCGGGGTGCAGAAATATGGAATCGCCACCCCGACCTGCACTGGATTATCCAGACCGCCGAAAAAGAGCAGCAGATGAGCAAACTCTACTCCCGGATGGAGGAACTTCAGCTGATATCTGACCTCCAGGGCTTGTTTGCCAATGCCTCCCGGGAAATTCCGCTGATTCAGGAACTGGTGGACAGGTCGTTTATGCATCTGAATGCCGATGATGTGTGGTATATCCGCAGCGATCCCGAGACCGGATCGGATCATATTCTATACCACCGTTCGGTGGAAACCGGCCCTCCGGAGGAAGGCGGCCGGACCGTCAACAACGACCGGGGCGCCGGGGCACGGCTCCAGCCGGATCCCCTGGCACGGCGCCTGCCTGAAAACATGCGGCGTTTCCCGGTGGAGGGCCGGAGCGATATCCACGGAAACATTGTGGTGAAATATAATACTGCAATGCGGATCGGAAAGGAGCGGATCCGGCTGTTTTCCATTATTGCAAACCAGCTGGCGCTGGCACTGGACCGCATCCGGCAGTTCGATGTGATCACCCGGCAAAACGAGGAGCTGCTTCATTCAAACCAGTTTTTGAAGAAGCGTTCTCTCAGCGATCCACTCACCGAGGTGGGAAACCGCCAGGCTCTTAAAAATGCCCTGTCACATTACGTTGCCCTTCAGCGCAGAAACCCGGATCAAGCGGTGTTCACCCTTATTTTTCTGGACTTCGATAATTTCAAGTACACCAATGATCTCTTCGGCCACGACTGCGGGGACCGGGTGCTGATATCCGCCGTCCGGCTGATGGAGCAAAGCATCCGTGACAGCGATCAACTGTTCCGCTACGGTGGGGATGAGTTTGTGATCATTTTGCCTGACACCCACCGGCAGGGAGGGGAGATCGTCGGACACAAACTCCTGGGGGTGCTGAACTCCGAAACCCTCCTTTCTCCGGATCAACACCGGCTGCTGAGTGATGAAATGCGGCTTTCGGTGTCCATGGGAATCGTTGAAGCCAGGGATCTTCCGGTTAAGGACCTCACCCCCTCCACACTGCTGGAGACTGCTGACAGCCAGCTGTATGGGGTAAAGAACCGGGGGAAGGATGATTTTGCCTCATATAAAGGAAGAAATTGA
- a CDS encoding methyl-accepting chemotaxis protein yields the protein MYMNRTASTGTVRGLFMLIPAMLFFSLLPLTAQTVEGGTVNLAGLSTQPDFEMPLDGEWKFAWEEQFSRVDQFGSSRISVPAPWEGRSAGGMDIPRHGFASYGVRVTLDPDAQQLGLKVDRPNNAFKLFLNGELAARRGIPGPDRASTVPRYDILLVPVPADHDGKLDIVFQVSNFHQNSSGLHGSMVLGDFATLEARWNQQRLVEALFAGIALAMAFYHLVLFLYQPGEKSVLFFFLFTITAALRILSTEHIYLQELLPWLSWGVTIKIEYLTFALIGIAMISFLKSIYPREVHRSFLLVMAALAGLYSLIILFTPARVFTRFITVQQLILAVQVLYIQYVAIAAIVRRREGAGFVLFSVLALLAAFINDILNALLILQTGSLLSGGLLLFFMTQSVFLAKKFTREKRESEKLSTGLRESTSRLETVFSEIARSGDTAAGASSQLDVSLREAEANLGGMETAISRVDGELDRQDSSLSNANRVNRRLQEFFQRLLTSFEEQSGEVRRSMTSVSGLIDQLDGLYGRFETLEESFRKLSDSNDRGLEHLEEMSEQVREISMRSERLMETNELISNISSQTNLLSMNAAIEAAHAGDSGRGFAVVAEEIRKLAEETAEQSRITGGELHSIKEGIETAVSGSASALKSFEEIRTSLNEFSGQLGEVRRIVHDQSAETGGIRENLEGMGRSSESLREDMSGLSDESRESSQSMEELAKVSEEVHDSIRGVFQRITALRSMLEEVKDAQGSTSAALLTLLDLTRGE from the coding sequence ATGTATATGAATAGAACCGCTTCCACAGGGACCGTTCGGGGTCTCTTCATGCTGATACCTGCCATGTTGTTCTTTTCGCTTCTGCCGCTGACTGCCCAGACGGTGGAGGGGGGGACGGTAAATCTTGCCGGTCTCTCCACACAGCCTGATTTCGAGATGCCTCTGGACGGAGAGTGGAAGTTTGCCTGGGAGGAGCAGTTTTCCCGGGTTGACCAGTTCGGTTCCTCCCGTATTTCCGTTCCCGCACCATGGGAAGGCCGGTCCGCGGGAGGAATGGACATACCCCGACACGGTTTTGCAAGTTACGGTGTACGGGTCACCCTTGATCCGGACGCACAGCAGCTGGGGTTGAAAGTTGACCGGCCGAATAACGCCTTTAAACTGTTTCTCAACGGAGAACTGGCAGCCCGGCGGGGGATACCGGGACCCGACCGGGCGAGCACCGTCCCCCGTTACGATATTCTACTGGTACCCGTACCTGCGGACCACGACGGCAAGCTGGATATTGTATTCCAGGTGAGCAATTTCCATCAGAATTCGTCGGGACTTCATGGAAGCATGGTGCTGGGTGACTTCGCTACCCTGGAAGCCCGGTGGAATCAGCAGCGTCTGGTGGAAGCCCTCTTTGCGGGTATCGCTCTTGCCATGGCGTTTTATCATCTGGTGCTCTTTCTCTACCAGCCCGGGGAGAAGAGCGTACTCTTTTTCTTTCTCTTTACCATCACCGCTGCATTGAGAATTCTCAGCACCGAGCATATCTATCTTCAGGAACTTCTGCCCTGGCTGAGCTGGGGCGTCACTATTAAAATCGAGTACCTCACCTTTGCCCTCATCGGTATTGCAATGATCAGTTTCCTGAAAAGCATTTATCCCCGGGAGGTTCACCGGAGTTTTCTTTTGGTGATGGCAGCGCTGGCCGGGCTGTATTCCCTGATCATTCTCTTCACGCCGGCCCGGGTTTTTACCAGGTTCATTACCGTACAGCAGCTCATTCTGGCAGTACAAGTGCTGTACATTCAATACGTTGCCATCGCGGCGATTGTGCGGCGGCGAGAGGGGGCGGGGTTTGTTTTGTTTTCCGTACTGGCTCTGCTGGCGGCATTCATCAACGATATTCTCAATGCTCTCCTCATTCTCCAGACCGGATCCCTGCTCAGCGGCGGTCTGCTGCTCTTTTTTATGACCCAATCGGTCTTCCTGGCGAAGAAATTCACCCGGGAAAAACGGGAGAGCGAGAAGCTGAGTACCGGTTTGCGGGAGTCCACGTCCCGCCTTGAAACAGTCTTTTCAGAGATAGCCAGGTCCGGAGATACTGCCGCCGGGGCATCATCTCAGCTTGATGTAAGCCTCCGGGAAGCGGAAGCGAACCTGGGCGGCATGGAGACGGCCATCTCCAGAGTGGACGGCGAACTGGACCGTCAGGACAGCAGCCTTTCCAATGCGAACCGGGTGAACCGTCGGCTCCAGGAGTTTTTCCAGCGGCTTCTGACCAGCTTTGAAGAGCAGAGCGGTGAGGTGCGCCGCTCCATGACGTCGGTGAGCGGTCTCATAGATCAGCTGGACGGACTGTATGGCAGATTTGAAACTCTGGAAGAATCCTTCAGGAAACTCAGCGACAGCAACGACCGGGGGCTTGAGCATCTGGAGGAGATGAGCGAACAGGTCCGTGAAATCAGCATGCGAAGCGAACGGCTTATGGAGACCAACGAACTCATCTCAAACATATCCAGCCAGACAAATCTGCTCTCCATGAATGCCGCCATCGAGGCCGCACATGCCGGAGATTCCGGAAGAGGCTTTGCGGTTGTGGCCGAAGAGATTCGCAAACTCGCCGAGGAAACCGCCGAACAGTCCCGGATTACCGGCGGAGAACTGCACAGCATAAAGGAAGGAATTGAGACTGCAGTGTCCGGTTCAGCTTCCGCTCTGAAAAGCTTTGAAGAGATCCGTACATCCCTGAATGAGTTCTCCGGACAGCTGGGTGAAGTGCGCCGGATCGTGCACGATCAATCGGCGGAAACCGGCGGGATCCGGGAAAACCTGGAAGGGATGGGCCGAAGCAGCGAAAGCCTCCGGGAAGATATGAGCGGACTAAGCGACGAAAGCCGGGAGAGCAGCCAGTCCATGGAAGAGCTTGCCAAAGTGAGTGAAGAAGTCCACGACAGCATCCGGGGCGTATTTCAGCGCATCACAGCGCTGCGCAGCATGCTGGAAGAGGTGAAGGACGCCCAGGGAAGTACGTCCGCCGCCCTGCTCACACTGTTGGACCTCACACGGGGAGAGTAG
- a CDS encoding transglutaminase domain-containing protein codes for MAMLLTSCESMGSLGESFDRFLRDTLNIPEYGSERARQSESTPIESPDASRENGDQAHPVAADSDEKRAADFSLSDNPENRADNLRFRNGVPDPRAVDALGRYSPLFQSDMDEGIEGLAEYLRTADDDPMVQARLLHDVLALHLSYDYRGFRSGNVPTQNPISVLRRGTAVCQGYADSFSYIGRKMGLNVITVSGYARGIGSGSFAREDPSESNHAWNVLTVKGSRYIIDVTWDSDDYSTDYLFLYPEQAIYSRLPSRPGYQFLAEKISTSEFTNLPFIRGAYFDIYSTVPSNLGRVMQLRDYSSFALPGVSDYGFSAHWVDSAGVRSRNGIFIEADSEETRVYLAPESEGEQTLQIFAKSGTTPESRFIMELGIIAARVEHILLPELYSGYYEGSARLLSDPAMDMRSDERKTLRIHIPGAEDAFVSLQGSRRITMSRSDNHVFSADIPCAPGIQIFAKLESASRYTGIIGY; via the coding sequence ATGGCAATGCTGCTGACTTCATGCGAGAGCATGGGATCGTTGGGCGAGAGTTTTGACAGGTTTCTCAGGGATACTCTGAACATTCCGGAATACGGATCCGAGAGAGCCCGTCAATCGGAGTCAACCCCGATTGAAAGTCCTGATGCTTCACGTGAGAACGGAGACCAGGCCCATCCCGTCGCCGCAGATTCTGATGAAAAGAGAGCTGCTGATTTTTCCCTCTCGGATAATCCTGAGAACCGGGCGGATAACCTTCGTTTCCGTAACGGGGTCCCGGATCCAAGGGCAGTCGATGCACTAGGCCGCTACTCACCGCTTTTTCAATCCGATATGGATGAAGGCATAGAGGGATTAGCCGAGTATCTGCGCACCGCCGATGATGACCCCATGGTGCAGGCCAGACTTCTACATGACGTATTGGCGCTGCACCTGAGCTATGATTACCGTGGATTTCGCAGCGGCAATGTTCCAACTCAGAATCCCATCTCAGTTTTACGCAGGGGAACTGCGGTCTGTCAGGGATATGCGGACAGTTTCAGTTACATCGGACGAAAAATGGGGCTGAATGTCATTACAGTATCGGGATACGCCAGAGGAATCGGAAGCGGCAGTTTTGCCCGTGAAGATCCTTCCGAATCCAACCACGCATGGAATGTGCTAACTGTTAAGGGCAGCCGGTATATTATCGATGTTACATGGGACAGCGATGACTACTCCACCGATTATCTGTTTCTCTACCCTGAACAGGCAATATATTCACGGCTTCCCTCAAGGCCGGGATATCAGTTTCTTGCTGAAAAAATATCAACCTCGGAATTCACCAACCTGCCCTTCATACGGGGGGCCTATTTTGATATATACAGCACAGTTCCTTCAAATCTCGGGAGGGTAATGCAGCTCCGGGATTATTCGTCTTTCGCCCTGCCCGGAGTTTCGGATTATGGGTTTTCAGCTCACTGGGTGGACTCGGCAGGAGTTAGAAGCAGGAACGGTATTTTCATCGAGGCTGACAGTGAAGAAACCCGGGTGTATCTCGCCCCAGAATCTGAGGGAGAACAGACCCTGCAGATTTTTGCCAAGTCGGGGACCACCCCGGAAAGCCGCTTCATTATGGAACTAGGTATTATCGCTGCCCGTGTGGAGCATATCCTCCTACCGGAATTGTACAGCGGGTACTATGAAGGAAGCGCCAGGCTTCTATCCGACCCTGCCATGGATATGCGGAGTGATGAACGCAAGACATTGAGAATTCATATACCGGGAGCTGAAGATGCGTTCGTCAGCCTTCAGGGCAGCCGGAGAATCACAATGAGCCGATCCGACAATCATGTCTTTTCCGCCGATATTCCCTGTGCGCCGGGTATACAAATTTTCGCAAAACTCGAATCCGCAAGCAGATACACAGGTATAATAGGATATTAA
- a CDS encoding ferredoxin--NADP reductase translates to MIKLHNTNSLELTPGFNKPFFNMLRGNIESITREFDNTYTYRLKIPQGFHFVPGQYVHLMAPGGGLGEGMVRHMSIASTPEDGELVFSMDLSSRTPFKQRFAEAEVGDELRLFRIKGEFTLDHIRSGDRLLFIAGGIGITPFRSLIRHIDQTGLVNPWSLMYVGRNYLFTSDIDEAVRRDSLQRSVHYIGRKEIPETLGRLMTGGTAEAANQADMQNLQCFIGGSEGFVESLKSMVIAQGVTEEHIRLENFNH, encoded by the coding sequence ATGATAAAGCTTCACAATACAAACAGCCTCGAGCTCACCCCGGGATTCAATAAACCCTTTTTCAACATGCTTCGGGGAAACATAGAAAGCATCACCAGGGAGTTCGACAATACCTACACCTACCGCTTGAAAATCCCCCAGGGGTTTCATTTTGTTCCCGGCCAGTATGTGCATCTTATGGCTCCAGGCGGCGGCCTGGGTGAAGGAATGGTGCGCCACATGTCCATCGCCTCCACCCCGGAAGACGGTGAACTGGTGTTCTCCATGGATCTCAGCTCCCGCACTCCTTTCAAGCAGCGCTTCGCTGAAGCAGAGGTGGGAGACGAACTGCGGCTTTTCAGAATCAAGGGAGAGTTTACCCTGGATCACATCCGCTCCGGCGACCGACTGCTGTTTATCGCCGGCGGCATCGGCATCACCCCCTTCCGCAGCCTCATCCGCCACATTGATCAGACGGGGCTGGTCAACCCATGGTCTCTCATGTATGTGGGACGGAATTATCTGTTCACTTCAGATATTGATGAGGCGGTTCGCCGTGATTCACTGCAGCGTTCGGTACATTACATCGGACGGAAGGAGATCCCGGAAACTCTTGGTCGGCTCATGACCGGGGGCACAGCGGAGGCTGCAAACCAAGCAGATATGCAGAACCTGCAGTGCTTTATCGGCGGCTCGGAAGGCTTTGTGGAATCGCTGAAAAGCATGGTGATTGCGCAGGGTGTGACCGAAGAACATATCCGCCTGGAAAACTTTAACCACTGA
- a CDS encoding flavin reductase family protein — protein sequence MKNIDPLNLQLAVSRALLQGWMLLSSGDFHAGRFNAMTVGWGFVGAMWNTPYAVAAVRLSRHTHEFLENSDSFTLCAFPKEYRKDLGLLGSVSGRDRDKIAESSLHPIAAQKVASPSYEEAKLSIECRVTYRNEIHEAGFRDPSLMRHYQGEEFHAMYYGEIVAVQGDSG from the coding sequence ATGAAAAACATTGATCCTCTGAACCTGCAGCTTGCAGTTTCCCGGGCCCTTTTACAGGGCTGGATGCTTTTAAGCAGCGGCGATTTTCATGCCGGCAGGTTCAATGCCATGACCGTCGGCTGGGGTTTCGTGGGTGCCATGTGGAATACACCCTATGCGGTTGCGGCGGTGCGCCTTTCCCGCCACACCCATGAGTTTCTGGAAAACAGCGATTCGTTCACCCTCTGTGCATTTCCCAAAGAGTACCGGAAGGATCTGGGTTTGCTGGGTTCTGTCTCAGGCCGGGACCGGGACAAGATTGCAGAGAGCTCCCTGCACCCCATTGCCGCACAAAAGGTGGCTTCCCCCTCATATGAGGAAGCGAAACTGTCCATAGAATGCCGGGTTACCTACCGAAACGAAATTCATGAGGCCGGCTTCCGGGATCCTTCGCTCATGCGTCATTACCAGGGTGAAGAATTCCACGCCATGTATTACGGCGAGATCGTGGCGGTTCAGGGTGATTCAGGCTGA
- a CDS encoding lipase family protein — translation MNYLAVSREQEARHVRLLNRAGAWCGSAYDDRTSWLMACMAELAYVKFNPGLLSDPVSEELVSRLEGRVKKMSRGKFRKFLQDQNYDHRAQEALLRESLGKLGFTLEGTFDTEGIQAFLARWDDRLVLSFRGTELDVFRDIKRNLRVSDMAREGDTRLHRGFLEGVQAVQYQIEQMLKSNGNRDLPLFITGHSQGGALAAIAAGRIQHAGGIAACYSFGAPRFSNMFWVRNLKTPLYRVVNAADAVPLLPPRREIVFILAWFVKLIPSSGDDLHEKLISALGQYSHVGDMRYLSNCPAAEYGGVRLLHHTSTLYRLKAAFTMLRSPKIFLRDHSIRIYREKLLVIAERRLSDGAGDQ, via the coding sequence GTGAATTATCTTGCAGTTTCCAGGGAGCAGGAAGCCAGGCACGTCCGGTTGTTGAACAGGGCCGGAGCGTGGTGCGGATCCGCCTACGATGACCGTACAAGCTGGCTGATGGCCTGCATGGCGGAACTTGCCTATGTGAAGTTCAATCCCGGCCTTCTTTCAGATCCTGTGAGTGAAGAGCTGGTTTCACGGCTGGAGGGCAGGGTGAAGAAGATGAGCCGGGGGAAGTTCCGGAAGTTCCTTCAGGATCAGAATTACGATCACCGGGCACAGGAGGCCCTCCTTCGGGAAAGTCTTGGGAAACTGGGCTTCACTCTGGAGGGGACATTCGACACTGAAGGAATCCAGGCATTTCTAGCCCGTTGGGATGACCGGCTGGTACTGAGCTTTCGGGGTACTGAGCTGGACGTTTTCAGAGATATCAAGCGGAACCTCCGGGTCTCCGATATGGCCCGGGAAGGAGATACCCGGCTGCACCGCGGATTTCTTGAGGGTGTACAGGCGGTGCAGTATCAGATTGAGCAGATGCTGAAGAGCAACGGGAACCGGGACCTGCCGCTGTTTATTACCGGTCACAGTCAGGGCGGAGCCCTGGCCGCCATTGCAGCGGGGCGGATTCAGCATGCCGGTGGGATCGCAGCCTGCTACAGTTTCGGTGCTCCCCGGTTTTCCAACATGTTCTGGGTCCGGAACCTGAAAACGCCTCTGTACAGGGTGGTGAACGCCGCAGATGCGGTTCCTTTGCTGCCTCCCCGGCGGGAGATCGTGTTTATTCTGGCCTGGTTTGTGAAGCTGATACCTTCGTCCGGGGATGACCTGCATGAAAAGCTGATTTCGGCGCTGGGTCAGTACTCCCATGTGGGGGATATGCGGTATCTGAGCAATTGCCCTGCAGCCGAGTACGGCGGGGTGCGGCTGCTGCATCATACCAGTACACTGTACCGGCTCAAGGCGGCGTTTACCATGCTCCGTTCGCCGAAAATTTTCCTGCGGGATCATTCCATCCGGATTTACAGGGAAAAGCTGTTGGTCATTGCCGAGCGCCGGCTATCCGATGGCGCCGGGGACCAATGA
- a CDS encoding DUF6544 family protein, producing the protein MKFTPLSIVLIILAAAAGFILIWKQVNGLTTAYTRQRNASLSSVPETDQQITRADLDGLPPALQRFFDYSQVVGTPRVRHFSVDFSGSMRMEEDGDWLPIRARQHTFVDEGRRLFLMKMKYRGLPMVGYHHYSPGDAYMTIRIMDLITVVHNQDDYMIKGETVTWFNDLCLMAPGALLDADVQWEAIDSRQVRGRLTRNGVTVEAVLTIDDNGRLVNFVSPDRYAANNDGSYDNVPWSTPMHGFEEVNGYKLSTEGSGIWHYPDRENEYIRLKIEDVLINPAK; encoded by the coding sequence ATGAAATTCACCCCCTTGAGCATCGTACTGATTATTCTGGCAGCGGCGGCCGGTTTTATTCTGATATGGAAACAGGTGAACGGCCTCACAACTGCCTACACCCGGCAGCGAAACGCTTCGCTGTCCTCGGTTCCCGAAACCGATCAGCAGATCACCCGGGCCGACCTGGACGGGCTGCCCCCGGCTCTGCAGAGGTTTTTCGATTATTCGCAAGTTGTGGGAACACCACGGGTGCGCCATTTCTCTGTCGATTTCAGCGGAAGCATGCGGATGGAAGAGGACGGCGATTGGCTTCCCATCCGGGCCCGTCAGCATACTTTTGTAGATGAGGGGCGCAGGCTGTTTCTCATGAAGATGAAATACCGGGGACTTCCCATGGTGGGGTATCATCATTATTCGCCGGGGGATGCATACATGACCATCCGCATTATGGATCTGATCACGGTTGTACATAATCAGGATGACTACATGATCAAAGGGGAAACGGTCACCTGGTTCAACGATCTGTGTCTCATGGCTCCCGGGGCTCTGCTGGATGCGGATGTGCAGTGGGAGGCGATTGACTCCCGCCAGGTGAGAGGCCGGCTCACACGCAACGGCGTGACAGTGGAAGCGGTGCTCACCATTGACGATAATGGGCGCCTGGTGAACTTTGTATCGCCGGACCGCTATGCGGCCAATAACGACGGCAGTTATGACAATGTGCCCTGGTCCACTCCCATGCACGGTTTTGAGGAGGTGAACGGATACAAGCTCTCAACTGAAGGCTCGGGTATTTGGCATTATCCTGACCGGGAGAATGAGTATATCCGACTGAAGATTGAAGATGTGTTGATCAATCCGGCGAAGTAG
- a CDS encoding MarR family winged helix-turn-helix transcriptional regulator, with product MNEELEYQRSIFGHLFRTANILQIFLDRGLEGEDVTSKQLFLMIVVGNFGEKGPTVTQAAEKAGSSYQNVKKLALHLERSGYLRIVSDEDDRRAKRLVMTRRAKDFWQQREQQDARNFMELFRDFRFGELEKFNEYLLRLESQIEKSIRKEQ from the coding sequence ATGAATGAAGAACTAGAGTATCAACGCAGCATTTTCGGACATCTGTTCAGAACCGCCAATATTCTGCAGATCTTTCTGGATCGGGGATTGGAGGGGGAGGATGTAACTTCCAAGCAGCTGTTCCTGATGATCGTGGTGGGCAATTTCGGAGAGAAGGGGCCCACGGTGACCCAGGCGGCGGAGAAAGCCGGAAGTTCGTATCAGAATGTGAAGAAACTGGCGCTTCACCTGGAACGCAGCGGATATCTGCGTATTGTCAGCGATGAGGACGACAGGAGGGCGAAGCGGCTGGTTATGACCCGGCGGGCCAAAGACTTCTGGCAACAGCGGGAGCAGCAGGACGCCCGGAACTTCATGGAACTGTTCCGGGACTTTCGGTTCGGCGAACTGGAGAAGTTCAACGAGTATCTGCTGCGTTTGGAATCACAAATAGAAAAATCAATAAGGAAGGAACAATGA